One genomic region from Maridesulfovibrio ferrireducens encodes:
- the aat gene encoding leucyl/phenylalanyl-tRNA--protein transferase produces MVVYRLIEEPIFPHPDEAEPDGLLAVGGDLSSERLLSAYASGIFPWYDENSPLLWWSLDPRLILNFDKLHVSKRMKRKIKKKEYRITLDTDFLGVISNCASKTRPGQEGTWILQEMIDAYVELHKLGFAHSVEVWNKEGKLVGGLYGVSLGRVFSGESMFFLEPDASKIGFSYLVRYLENREFHFVDCQQPTDHLKSLGAEEIPRDEFLVMLEDSLEYSALRGNWDFLPGEYEIITENLCS; encoded by the coding sequence ATGGTTGTGTACAGGCTCATTGAGGAACCTATATTTCCTCACCCAGATGAGGCCGAACCTGATGGACTGCTTGCGGTGGGAGGAGATTTAAGTTCCGAGCGGCTTCTTTCGGCTTATGCTTCAGGAATCTTTCCATGGTATGATGAAAACTCCCCGCTTTTATGGTGGTCGCTTGATCCTCGTCTGATCTTGAATTTTGATAAATTACATGTTTCAAAACGAATGAAACGTAAAATAAAAAAGAAAGAATATCGTATTACTCTTGATACGGATTTTTTAGGAGTTATTTCTAATTGTGCTTCTAAAACTCGTCCGGGTCAGGAAGGCACCTGGATTTTACAGGAAATGATCGATGCTTATGTTGAATTGCATAAACTTGGATTTGCCCACAGTGTTGAAGTTTGGAATAAGGAAGGAAAACTTGTAGGCGGGCTTTATGGTGTTTCGCTTGGCAGAGTTTTTTCAGGTGAGTCTATGTTTTTTCTTGAGCCGGATGCGTCTAAGATAGGGTTTTCTTATCTGGTTCGTTATTTGGAAAATCGAGAGTTTCATTTTGTGGATTGCCAGCAGCCTACCGACCATCTTAAGTCTTTGGGCGCGGAAGAAATACCCCGAGATGAATTCCTTGTAATGCTTGAAGATTCTCTCGAATATTCAGCGCTGAGGGGTAACTGGGATTTTTTACCGGGCGAGTATGAAATAATCACGGAAAATCTTTGCAGCTAA
- the clpA gene encoding ATP-dependent Clp protease ATP-binding subunit ClpA, with the protein MLSKALEQALTSAVNEVRLRNHEFLTLEHLLYAIVQEEIGADILSGCGAELLQLRSQLERFFDENLEPLPSGVETEVIQTLGVRRVLQKAIWQKKAAGKDVVEVGDVLAAMFEEEDSYAVYFMKTHDISRLDVLEYISHALSNENDWTEGLNISPNPGAGHNHGHNDPGQKTGRPQGKPGAGNDDKKSPLEEFTSNLTMKARDGKIDPLIGRDSEVERTLQVLSRRRKNNPIFVGDPGVGKTAMAEGLALAIAKGKVPKSFENAEVFALDMGALLAGTKYRGDFESRLKGVLGQIKHIPGAILFVDEIHTIVGAGAVSGGSMDASNILKPFLASGEVRCIGATTYEEYKNHFEKDRALSRRFQKIDITEPSVEETIEILKGLKPYYEEHHKVVYSPSAIKAAAELAARHINERFLPDKAIDVIDEAGAFYGLSQRKRKGDRILVSDVEKVISKIARIPTRRITMSDRTRLQELDVNLKSVVFGQDEAVDLISKAILRSRAGMKQVGRPTGSFLLTGPTGVGKTELARQLATTMGIHFMRFDMSEYMEKHAVARLIGAPPGYVGFDQGGLLTEGVRKNPHCVILFDEIEKAHPDVFNILLQVMDYATLTDNNGRKADFRNTVLLMTSNAGAREMTKSGIGFGAGVQGAEDKGLSIKAIEKVFSPEFRNRLDAIVSFNSLKLDVMEMIVDKFIKELNQQLSDQRIVVEIDDKSKRWLAEKGHDPAYGARPMARLIQTSIKDEIADEILFGKLVKGGRVIISTKKDKEKGEKLSFNFVTASSD; encoded by the coding sequence ATGCTTAGCAAAGCCCTTGAACAAGCTCTGACTTCTGCGGTTAACGAAGTCAGACTTAGAAATCACGAGTTTCTTACTCTTGAACATTTGCTTTATGCCATTGTTCAGGAAGAAATAGGCGCGGATATTCTTTCTGGTTGCGGTGCTGAGCTTTTACAGCTCAGGAGTCAACTCGAAAGATTTTTCGATGAAAACCTTGAGCCGCTTCCCAGTGGAGTGGAAACAGAAGTCATTCAGACTCTCGGTGTAAGGCGGGTTCTTCAGAAGGCCATTTGGCAGAAGAAAGCAGCCGGTAAAGATGTTGTTGAAGTCGGAGATGTGCTTGCAGCCATGTTCGAGGAAGAGGACTCATACGCGGTTTATTTCATGAAAACTCATGATATCAGTCGCTTAGATGTTCTTGAATATATTTCACATGCCCTTAGCAATGAAAATGATTGGACGGAAGGTCTTAACATCAGTCCTAATCCCGGAGCTGGGCACAATCACGGGCATAATGATCCCGGTCAGAAGACGGGAAGACCTCAAGGTAAGCCCGGTGCGGGGAATGATGATAAAAAGTCTCCGCTCGAAGAATTTACAAGCAATCTGACGATGAAAGCCCGTGACGGTAAAATCGATCCTCTTATCGGTCGCGATTCTGAAGTTGAAAGAACTTTGCAGGTGCTTTCCCGCAGACGTAAGAATAATCCTATTTTTGTAGGTGATCCCGGTGTAGGTAAAACCGCCATGGCTGAAGGGCTTGCTCTTGCCATTGCTAAAGGAAAGGTTCCAAAGTCCTTTGAAAATGCAGAAGTTTTTGCTCTTGATATGGGCGCTCTTCTTGCGGGAACAAAGTACAGAGGCGATTTTGAATCCCGCCTGAAAGGTGTGCTTGGTCAGATTAAGCATATTCCGGGCGCGATTTTATTTGTGGACGAGATTCATACTATCGTCGGAGCTGGAGCTGTCAGCGGTGGATCAATGGATGCGTCCAATATTCTTAAGCCTTTTCTGGCTTCCGGTGAAGTCCGCTGCATAGGGGCGACAACTTATGAAGAATATAAGAATCATTTTGAGAAGGACCGGGCTTTATCTCGTAGATTTCAGAAAATAGATATTACTGAACCTTCGGTAGAAGAGACTATTGAAATTCTTAAAGGCCTTAAACCTTATTATGAAGAACATCATAAAGTTGTCTATTCGCCATCGGCGATTAAAGCTGCTGCTGAGCTTGCAGCGAGGCATATCAATGAACGCTTTCTGCCCGATAAGGCTATCGACGTAATTGATGAGGCCGGAGCTTTTTATGGTCTTAGTCAGCGTAAGCGCAAAGGTGACAGGATACTTGTTTCCGATGTTGAGAAGGTTATTTCAAAGATTGCGCGGATTCCTACACGGCGTATCACCATGTCTGACCGTACCCGGTTGCAGGAGCTTGATGTAAATCTTAAGTCCGTTGTTTTCGGGCAGGATGAAGCTGTTGACCTTATTTCTAAGGCAATTCTTCGTTCAAGAGCGGGCATGAAGCAAGTTGGCCGGCCTACTGGTTCATTTTTGCTTACCGGTCCTACAGGGGTTGGTAAAACAGAACTTGCCAGACAGCTTGCCACAACGATGGGTATTCACTTCATGCGTTTTGATATGAGTGAATATATGGAAAAGCACGCTGTTGCCAGACTCATTGGTGCCCCTCCCGGATATGTGGGATTTGATCAGGGTGGTTTACTTACTGAGGGAGTTCGCAAAAATCCTCACTGTGTTATTCTTTTTGACGAAATTGAAAAGGCGCATCCTGATGTTTTCAATATCCTGTTGCAGGTTATGGATTACGCAACTCTTACTGATAATAACGGTAGAAAAGCCGATTTCAGAAATACTGTTTTGCTCATGACTTCCAATGCCGGTGCTCGCGAAATGACTAAAAGCGGTATTGGTTTCGGAGCAGGTGTTCAGGGTGCAGAGGATAAGGGGCTTTCAATTAAAGCTATAGAGAAGGTTTTCAGTCCTGAATTCCGCAACAGGCTTGATGCTATTGTTTCCTTCAATTCCCTTAAGCTGGATGTGATGGAAATGATTGTGGATAAGTTTATCAAAGAACTTAACCAGCAGCTTTCAGATCAGAGAATAGTTGTTGAAATTGATGACAAATCCAAACGCTGGCTTGCAGAAAAGGGGCATGATCCCGCATACGGAGCGCGTCCGATGGCTAGGTTGATTCAAACCTCCATTAAAGATGAAATTGCTGACGAAATTCTTTTCGGTAAGCTTGTTAAGGGCGGGCGTGTTATTATTTCTACTAAAAAAGACAAAGAAAAAGGTGAAAAATTATCCTTTAATTTTGTAACAGCTAGTAGTGATTAA
- a CDS encoding chemotaxis response regulator protein-glutamate methylesterase: MRKKTRVLIVDDSALVRSTLLSLFNTDADIEVIGSASDPFAAAKIMETVIPDVITLDIEMPRMDGLTFLRKLMTQHPIAVVICSTLTEKGSESYMKALEFGAVEVITKPKVGTRQFFEESSIRVCDAVKAAALTKPKKLTAKPMIIQPKLTADAMLPKTRTNCLKTTEKVVLVGASTGGTEALQTFLQGMPIDSPGIAIVQHMPEHFTAAFSQRLDTICQIRVKEAVDGDSILRGQALIAPGNKHMLLKRSGARYYVEVKDGPLVSRHRPSVDVLFRSGAHNAGKNAIGVIMTGMGDDGAKGMKEMHDAGTYCIAQDEASCVVFGMPHEAIKHGGVDNVLSLKRIATEVVAKCRS; the protein is encoded by the coding sequence ATGAGAAAGAAAACTCGTGTATTGATCGTCGATGATTCTGCGCTTGTTAGAAGTACTCTGCTTAGTTTGTTTAATACAGATGCAGATATTGAGGTTATAGGCAGTGCTTCTGATCCATTTGCGGCTGCTAAGATAATGGAAACAGTTATTCCGGATGTCATCACTTTAGATATTGAGATGCCTCGAATGGATGGGCTGACTTTTTTGCGTAAGTTGATGACTCAGCATCCAATTGCGGTTGTTATTTGTTCAACTCTTACTGAAAAAGGATCGGAGAGTTATATGAAAGCTCTTGAATTCGGTGCTGTTGAAGTCATAACCAAGCCTAAGGTCGGAACAAGGCAATTTTTCGAAGAGTCCAGCATCAGGGTTTGTGATGCTGTTAAAGCCGCAGCTTTGACCAAGCCTAAAAAACTTACAGCTAAACCAATGATAATTCAGCCGAAACTTACTGCTGATGCAATGCTCCCGAAAACAAGAACTAATTGTCTGAAGACAACTGAAAAAGTTGTTTTAGTCGGAGCTTCAACCGGCGGAACAGAAGCGTTACAAACTTTTCTTCAAGGTATGCCTATAGATAGCCCGGGGATTGCTATTGTTCAGCATATGCCGGAACATTTTACTGCTGCATTTTCCCAAAGACTTGATACTATCTGTCAAATAAGAGTGAAGGAAGCCGTTGACGGCGACAGTATACTTAGAGGACAGGCTCTTATTGCTCCCGGTAACAAGCATATGCTGCTCAAAAGGTCGGGCGCCCGCTATTATGTTGAAGTAAAGGATGGTCCGCTTGTCAGCAGACATAGACCTTCTGTAGATGTCCTTTTCCGGTCTGGAGCTCATAATGCGGGTAAGAATGCAATCGGTGTTATTATGACCGGGATGGGTGATGACGGTGCAAAAGGCATGAAGGAAATGCACGATGCCGGAACATATTGCATCGCGCAGGATGAAGCTTCATGCGTTGTTTTCGGTATGCCTCACGAAGCCATCAAGCATGGCGGAGTTGATAATGTTTTATCACTGAAAAGGATCGCAACTGAGGTTGTGGCTAAGTGTCGTAGCTAA
- the crcB gene encoding fluoride efflux transporter CrcB, translating into MQKYFFLAAGGAAGTLCRYFVSGAAQRFFNTSFPAGTFTVNMLGCLLFGIISGTFEDRLGLSPEMRLMILTGFMGAFTTFSTYMFETTELIKTGQWPLAALNIGGQSALGFLCVIAGLALGRMLVS; encoded by the coding sequence ATGCAAAAGTATTTTTTTCTAGCGGCAGGCGGTGCAGCCGGCACACTTTGCCGATATTTTGTTTCCGGTGCTGCTCAACGTTTTTTCAATACGTCTTTTCCGGCAGGAACTTTTACCGTCAACATGCTCGGATGTTTACTATTTGGAATTATTAGCGGAACATTCGAGGATAGGCTAGGACTTTCGCCAGAAATGAGATTGATGATCCTGACCGGTTTTATGGGTGCATTTACGACCTTTTCAACATATATGTTTGAAACAACCGAATTAATCAAAACCGGACAATGGCCACTCGCAGCCCTTAACATAGGGGGACAAAGTGCGCTTGGTTTTTTATGTGTAATAGCCGGACTGGCACTTGGAAGAATGCTCGTTTCCTAA
- a CDS encoding chemotaxis protein CheA, with amino-acid sequence MSDDMTTQVFKEEAFELLGELESSLLELEDLPDDMDLINRVFRALHTIKGSGSMFGFDAIAGFTHHVETVFDMVRNGDLPITKELLTLVLSSRDHIYTMLQSPSGEGEAGQGDSILEGLRIIASGDSADEVLPDTEMNAAVEVDTEDFEAEKSKIEDSKIDDADVEEVLILDNSVVWKYLFKIIISSDEADDVSKDALLPLFEELARIGEIKSEVVFTDFENNSSHSGIWWEVLFLSNSDSSSIEEIFFFTDVPITVKVCEQDQAKLDEYLAEIKVEIDKPDTSIEELAVHDSSDDENFGPPVIDKSTGVRKLGEILVDRGDLTQDTLNEALADQKPIGELLAAKGVVTRDKIDSALAEQSASKETVATRRKMDVTSSLRVSAEKLDLLVDLVGELVIVQAQICQVVGEKNDPSLTALSEELERLSDELRDSTLGIRMLPIGTTFSKFRRLVRDLSDELGKEIDLHTIGAETELDKTVIERLGDPLIHLLRNSIDHGVELPAVRESKGKSRRGNITLTAEHSGGEVVILIKDDGKGISKDVIFAKAVEKGIVTADAELTTKEVFNLIFEPGFSTAESVTSVSGRGVGMDVVKRAIDSLRGRIDIDSQEGKGSLITIRLPLTLAIIDGLQVKVEDGYFVIPLSLVEECVELTRKNVEEANGQQFVNLRGEIVPYIRIREWFDIEGESPPIEQIVITGLEGSRIGVVVDTVIGEHQTVIKSLGRVYRDVEGISGATIKGDGTLALILDIPKLFRTVLAEIKAAC; translated from the coding sequence ATGTCCGATGATATGACTACTCAGGTTTTTAAAGAGGAGGCTTTTGAGCTTTTAGGTGAGCTTGAATCCTCTCTTTTAGAACTTGAAGATCTGCCAGATGATATGGATTTGATCAATCGAGTCTTTAGAGCTCTTCACACGATCAAAGGCTCTGGTTCCATGTTTGGTTTTGATGCGATTGCCGGTTTTACTCATCACGTTGAAACCGTTTTTGATATGGTTCGAAACGGCGATCTTCCAATTACCAAAGAATTGCTGACCTTGGTTTTGTCTTCCCGCGATCATATTTATACAATGCTGCAATCTCCTTCCGGTGAGGGAGAAGCAGGTCAAGGCGATAGTATTCTTGAAGGTCTTAGGATTATTGCATCCGGGGACTCCGCCGACGAAGTGTTGCCTGATACTGAAATGAATGCAGCTGTTGAAGTTGACACTGAAGATTTTGAAGCAGAAAAGTCAAAAATAGAAGATTCTAAAATTGACGATGCTGATGTCGAAGAAGTGCTTATCTTGGATAACTCCGTTGTTTGGAAATACCTTTTTAAAATAATTATCAGTTCTGATGAAGCGGATGATGTTTCAAAAGATGCTTTGTTACCTCTTTTTGAAGAGCTTGCCCGTATCGGAGAAATTAAATCGGAAGTAGTTTTTACTGACTTTGAAAATAATTCATCACATTCTGGAATATGGTGGGAAGTCCTTTTTCTAAGCAACAGTGACAGCTCCTCTATTGAAGAAATTTTCTTTTTTACCGACGTTCCTATTACTGTGAAGGTTTGCGAACAGGATCAAGCTAAATTAGATGAATATCTTGCTGAAATTAAGGTTGAAATAGATAAGCCTGATACAAGTATTGAAGAACTCGCAGTTCATGACAGCTCGGACGACGAGAACTTTGGCCCTCCCGTGATTGACAAATCTACCGGTGTTAGAAAGCTTGGTGAAATTCTTGTCGATAGAGGTGATCTCACTCAGGATACTCTTAATGAAGCTCTTGCTGATCAAAAACCCATTGGTGAATTGTTAGCAGCCAAGGGTGTTGTTACCCGGGATAAAATTGACAGTGCTTTAGCCGAGCAGAGCGCCAGTAAAGAAACTGTTGCTACCCGCCGTAAAATGGATGTGACTTCTTCACTCAGGGTTTCAGCGGAAAAACTTGATTTACTGGTTGATCTGGTAGGTGAATTAGTAATTGTTCAGGCTCAGATATGCCAAGTTGTCGGTGAAAAAAACGATCCTTCCCTCACGGCTCTTTCGGAGGAACTGGAACGTCTTTCTGACGAATTAAGAGATAGCACTCTCGGAATAAGAATGCTTCCTATCGGTACAACTTTCAGTAAATTCAGAAGGTTGGTGCGTGATCTTTCTGATGAACTTGGTAAAGAGATTGATTTACATACAATCGGGGCAGAGACAGAATTAGATAAGACTGTGATTGAAAGGCTGGGCGATCCTTTAATTCATTTGCTGCGGAACTCTATTGATCACGGTGTGGAACTTCCTGCTGTCCGTGAATCAAAAGGAAAGTCTCGTCGCGGGAATATAACTTTAACCGCGGAACATTCCGGCGGAGAAGTTGTTATTTTGATCAAAGATGATGGTAAAGGTATATCGAAAGATGTCATTTTTGCGAAAGCCGTTGAAAAAGGCATTGTTACTGCGGATGCAGAGCTTACAACGAAAGAAGTTTTCAACCTCATTTTTGAGCCTGGTTTTTCTACAGCTGAAAGCGTTACAAGTGTTTCCGGCCGAGGTGTCGGAATGGATGTTGTAAAGCGCGCAATTGATTCATTACGAGGGCGCATTGATATAGACAGTCAGGAAGGGAAAGGTTCTCTTATTACAATCAGATTGCCATTGACTCTTGCTATTATTGATGGATTGCAGGTTAAAGTTGAAGATGGGTATTTTGTAATTCCTCTCTCTCTTGTTGAAGAGTGTGTCGAACTGACTCGTAAAAATGTTGAAGAAGCAAATGGTCAGCAGTTTGTTAATTTGCGCGGGGAAATTGTTCCTTACATTCGTATCAGAGAGTGGTTTGACATAGAGGGAGAATCTCCACCTATAGAACAAATTGTAATAACAGGACTTGAAGGTAGTAGAATAGGTGTAGTTGTTGATACTGTAATAGGTGAACATCAAACCGTTATTAAAAGTCTCGGTAGAGTTTATAGAGATGTGGAAGGTATATCCGGTGCAACTATTAAAGGCGATGGAACTTTAGCTTTAATATTAGATATACCAAAGCTTTTCCGTACTGTTCTGGCAGAAATAAAGGCAGCATGTTAA
- the clpS gene encoding ATP-dependent Clp protease adapter ClpS, translating into MSKYNEEFDSDVIFKDELKEPRKYKVLLHNDDYTSMEFVIAVLIQVFRKTEEESTEIMLKVHNEGFGICGIYTAEVAETRVEMVRQLATQAGFPLKCTIEEV; encoded by the coding sequence ATGTCTAAATATAATGAAGAATTTGATTCAGATGTAATCTTTAAAGATGAACTTAAAGAACCTAGAAAGTATAAGGTATTATTGCACAATGATGATTATACTTCTATGGAATTTGTTATTGCAGTGCTCATACAAGTGTTTAGAAAAACTGAGGAAGAGTCCACTGAAATTATGCTTAAAGTTCATAATGAAGGGTTCGGAATCTGTGGAATATACACTGCTGAAGTCGCTGAAACACGCGTGGAAATGGTCAGGCAGCTTGCAACGCAAGCCGGCTTTCCTCTTAAATGTACAATAGAAGAGGTCTGA
- a CDS encoding class IV adenylate cyclase → MAFEIELKYLNADHDQLRKLLKNLGGEFLSRHYERNVVLDDPARTLFKRSALLRVRQADKITMTVKRVPANFVPGKAKVYIEHETEVSDFDETVSALEVLGYLPVFKYEKFREEWKFSDCLICLDLLPFGSFIEIEGAEESILSCAVKLGLKDSDASKKTYHELNRIYRAKAELEPDENFVFSPEELKLLQP, encoded by the coding sequence ATGGCTTTTGAGATAGAACTTAAATATTTGAATGCGGATCATGACCAACTTAGAAAATTACTTAAAAATCTAGGTGGAGAGTTTCTTTCACGTCATTATGAGCGTAATGTTGTTTTAGATGATCCGGCGAGAACTTTATTTAAAAGGTCTGCGTTGTTACGAGTCAGGCAGGCTGATAAAATAACTATGACCGTCAAGCGGGTTCCTGCTAACTTTGTTCCGGGAAAAGCTAAGGTTTATATTGAACATGAAACAGAAGTTTCAGATTTTGATGAAACTGTTTCTGCTCTTGAAGTTTTAGGGTATCTACCTGTATTTAAATATGAAAAATTCAGAGAAGAATGGAAGTTTTCGGATTGTTTAATTTGTCTTGATCTTTTGCCTTTCGGATCGTTTATTGAAATTGAAGGTGCGGAAGAATCTATTCTTTCATGCGCAGTGAAGCTTGGGCTTAAAGATTCGGATGCAAGCAAAAAAACATACCACGAATTAAATAGAATTTATCGTGCGAAGGCAGAACTTGAACCCGACGAAAACTTTGTATTCAGTCCTGAAGAATTGAAACTTTTACAACCATAA
- a CDS encoding DUF190 domain-containing protein: MNLPEKAVRLRIFTGEENRINHRPTFEVIVNEARKRGLAGATVYRGVMGYGVNSQVRTTSILRLSEDLPMIIEIVDTAEKILLFEDFLKETLTEGLVTSEEVKVVFHKHNEGKK; the protein is encoded by the coding sequence ATGAATCTGCCTGAAAAAGCTGTACGACTCAGAATTTTTACCGGAGAAGAAAATCGCATCAACCATCGCCCCACTTTTGAAGTCATTGTTAATGAAGCCAGAAAGCGCGGACTTGCAGGTGCTACGGTTTATCGTGGAGTAATGGGGTATGGTGTTAACAGTCAGGTTCGGACAACTTCTATTCTAAGACTTTCTGAAGATTTGCCCATGATCATAGAAATTGTAGACACAGCTGAAAAGATATTACTTTTCGAAGATTTTTTAAAAGAAACTTTGACCGAAGGATTAGTTACATCGGAAGAGGTAAAAGTTGTTTTTCATAAACACAATGAAGGTAAAAAATAA
- a CDS encoding protein-glutamate O-methyltransferase CheR, which yields MLKSKMKDTDEAVSITPKMKDTDFKKFSNLIKSEFGIKMPLSKKTMLEARLQKRLRALGMISHSEYCNFLFSPGGLEKELTSLIDVVTTNTTDFFREPKHFELLLTTVLPELTRRSSAPVKIWSAGCSSGEEPYTLGIVLSEFAEKNPDFNFSILATDISNEILNKAINAVYPMSKVDVIPMGMKKKYLLKSKNKANQLVRIAPEVRRKVEFRRLNFMESFPFKDEKDIIFCRNVVIYFDRATQYTLFSKFCAKLSKGGFLFIGHSESISGMELPVRQIAPTVYQKI from the coding sequence ATGTTAAAATCTAAAATGAAAGATACTGATGAGGCTGTTTCTATCACTCCTAAAATGAAGGATACTGATTTTAAAAAATTCAGTAACTTGATCAAGAGTGAATTCGGAATTAAAATGCCGCTTTCGAAAAAGACCATGCTTGAGGCAAGGCTTCAGAAAAGATTACGCGCTTTAGGGATGATATCCCATTCTGAGTATTGCAATTTTTTATTTAGTCCCGGTGGACTTGAAAAAGAACTTACTTCGCTTATTGACGTTGTTACGACTAATACAACTGATTTTTTTCGTGAGCCTAAACATTTCGAGCTTCTCCTCACTACTGTTTTGCCTGAATTGACCCGACGTAGTTCTGCTCCTGTTAAAATTTGGTCTGCCGGCTGTTCCAGCGGTGAAGAGCCTTATACTTTGGGTATTGTGTTAAGTGAGTTTGCTGAAAAAAATCCTGATTTTAATTTTTCAATTTTAGCAACGGATATTTCAAACGAGATACTCAATAAAGCTATAAATGCTGTGTACCCTATGAGTAAAGTTGATGTTATTCCGATGGGTATGAAAAAAAAATATCTGCTTAAAAGTAAAAACAAAGCTAATCAGTTAGTTAGAATTGCTCCTGAAGTAAGGCGCAAGGTGGAGTTTCGCAGATTAAATTTTATGGAAAGTTTTCCATTTAAGGATGAAAAAGATATAATATTTTGTCGCAATGTTGTGATCTATTTTGACAGGGCTACGCAATATACTCTTTTTAGTAAATTTTGTGCAAAACTGTCTAAGGGTGGATTTTTGTTTATTGGTCATTCCGAAAGTATTTCAGGAATGGAATTACCCGTGAGGCAAATAGCCCCTACTGTTTACCAGAAGATTTGA